A region of the Bacillus sp. NP247 genome:
AATGAAAAATCAAATAAGTTTTGGAAAATCGTTGTGAAAGATAGAGACTACGTTGTGTTTTACGGAAAAATTGGCACAGCTGGTAGTGTAAAAGCGAAAGAGTTTGAAACAGAAGAAGAATGTATAAAAGAAGCTAACAAACTAGTTGCTTCCAAACGTAAAAAAGGATATACAGACCCGTGCCCTGGGGAAGATTACATAAAAGATAAAACGATAACAGAAGAAGAATTTTGGGAACTACTTAATCGTGCAAAAACGAAAGGCGAAGACCAAGAAGAACAAATAGAATGGCTCACTTCTCACCTCGCTAAACGTACAGTACATGAAATTGTAGCTTTTGATATGCATATGCATCGTATATTAAAAGCTTCCTATACGTCTCACTTATGGGCAGCTGCTTATATTATTATGGGTGGTTGTTCGGATGATTGTTTTGATTATTTCCGTGGATGGTTATTATATCAAGGAAAAGAAACTTACGAAGCGTGTATTGAAGATCCAGAACGGTTAATTCCTGCGTTAGAAAATCTGAGCGAGTATGACGTTCCAAGCATTGAAGAACTTTCTTTATATTTCGGTGTCACTGTATATGCAGAAAAAACAGGAGATGAAGATGATACTTACTTTACGCTTTACCATGTACTAACTGATGAAAGAGCTCATAATGACGACATTGAATTCGACTGGGACCAAGATGACGAAGACGGTTTGAAAAAGATGTTTCCTAAGCTGTGGGAACTGTACGGAGAAGAACCGATTGAGTGGTAGATTTACATATGAAAAACGCCTTGTTTCTTTAGTAACAAGGCGTTTTTTATTGATACTATGGTTAAATTATTATTCTTCCACCATTTCATAAACATTTCTAAAGAAGGAGCAACCCACGTTCTACCATCATTATTAATCCTACTTTGTTACGATAAGAATCGAATTTATATACTATTCTTATAAAAAATACATCACCAGATTGCGATGTATTTTAGTTAATATATATTCCCTTATTAATATCATTTAACTCCGCACAACTTCCCCATCAACTAACTCAATAATTCTATTACACTTATTCGCCACTTCAATA
Encoded here:
- a CDS encoding DUF4240 domain-containing protein, with protein sequence MEALLIQQNEKSNKFWKIVVKDRDYVVFYGKIGTAGSVKAKEFETEEECIKEANKLVASKRKKGYTDPCPGEDYIKDKTITEEEFWELLNRAKTKGEDQEEQIEWLTSHLAKRTVHEIVAFDMHMHRILKASYTSHLWAAAYIIMGGCSDDCFDYFRGWLLYQGKETYEACIEDPERLIPALENLSEYDVPSIEELSLYFGVTVYAEKTGDEDDTYFTLYHVLTDERAHNDDIEFDWDQDDEDGLKKMFPKLWELYGEEPIEW